A window from Pseudomonas alloputida encodes these proteins:
- a CDS encoding MdtB/MuxB family multidrug efflux RND transporter permease subunit — MNLSRLFILRPVATTLSMLAIVLAGLIAYKLLPVSALPQVDYPTIRVMTLYPGASPQVMTSAVTAPLERQFGQMPGLEQMASTSSGGASVLTLRFNLDMNMDVAEQQVQAAINAASNLLPSDLPAPPVYNKVNPADTPVLTLAISSKTMPLPKLNDLVDTRVAQKLAQISGVGMVSIAGGQRQAVRIKVNVDALAANGLNLDDVRTLIGASNVNQPKGNFDGPTRVSMLDANDQLRSPEEYANLILAYNNGAPLRLKDVAEIVDGAENERLAAWANENHAVLLNIQRQPGANVIEVVDRIKGLLPSITDNLPAGLDVSVLTDRTQTIRAAVKDVQHELLIAIVLVVMVTFVFLRRFSATLIPSIAVPLSLIGTFGVMYLAGFSVNNLTLMALTIATGFVVDDAIVMLENISRHIEEGETPMQAALKGARQIGFTLISLTFSLIAVLIPLLFMADVVGRLFREFAITLAVAILISLVVSLTLTPMMCARLLKREPEEEEQGRFYRASGAWIDWLIQHYGSALQWVLKHQPLTLLVAVASLVLTVFLYMVVPKGFFPVQDTGVIQGISEAPQSTSFAAMSERQQALSKVILQDPAVQSLSSYIGVDGDNATLNSGRLLINLKPHGERDVSASEVISRLQPQVDRLVGIRLFMQPVQDLSIEDRVSRTQYQFSLSSPDADLLAQWSGKLVQALQQRPELADVASDLQDKGLQVYLVIDRDMASRLGISVSQITNALYDAFGQRQISTIYTQASQYRVVLQSSDAATIGPQALESIHVKATDGGQVRLSALARIEQRQAQLAISHIGQFPAVTLSFNLAHGASLGEAVQVIEQVQKDIGMPLGVQTRFQGAAEAFQASLSSTLLLILAAVVTMYIVLGVLYESYIHPITILSTLPSAAVGALLALLISGNDLGMIAIIGIILLIGIVKKNAIMMIDFALEAERNQGMSPRDAIYQAALLRFRPILMTTLAALFGAVPLMLATGSGAELRQPLGLVMVGGLLVSQVLTLFTTPVIYLYFDRLARRLRPATDVKQAQA; from the coding sequence ATGAACCTCTCGCGCCTGTTCATCCTGCGCCCGGTCGCCACCACGCTGAGCATGCTGGCCATCGTGCTGGCCGGCCTGATCGCCTACAAGTTGCTGCCGGTTTCCGCCTTGCCGCAGGTGGATTACCCGACCATTCGCGTCATGACCCTGTACCCCGGCGCCAGCCCGCAGGTGATGACCAGCGCCGTCACCGCACCGCTGGAACGCCAGTTCGGCCAGATGCCGGGCCTGGAACAGATGGCCTCGACCAGTTCTGGCGGTGCGTCGGTGCTGACCTTGCGTTTCAACCTCGACATGAACATGGACGTTGCCGAGCAACAGGTGCAGGCCGCGATCAACGCCGCCAGCAACCTGCTGCCCAGTGACCTGCCGGCACCGCCGGTGTACAACAAGGTCAACCCGGCCGACACCCCGGTGCTGACCCTGGCCATCTCCAGCAAGACCATGCCGCTGCCCAAGCTCAACGACCTGGTCGATACCCGCGTGGCGCAAAAGCTTGCGCAAATCAGCGGTGTGGGCATGGTCAGCATTGCCGGTGGCCAGCGCCAGGCGGTACGCATCAAGGTCAACGTCGACGCCCTGGCGGCCAATGGCTTGAATCTGGATGACGTGCGCACGCTGATCGGTGCCTCCAACGTCAACCAGCCCAAAGGCAACTTCGACGGCCCGACCCGGGTGTCGATGCTCGATGCCAACGACCAGCTGCGCTCTCCCGAGGAGTACGCCAACCTGATCCTGGCCTACAACAACGGTGCGCCGCTGCGCCTGAAGGATGTGGCCGAAATCGTCGACGGCGCCGAGAACGAGCGGCTGGCCGCCTGGGCGAACGAGAACCATGCAGTGCTGCTGAACATCCAGCGTCAGCCGGGCGCCAACGTGATCGAAGTGGTCGACCGCATCAAGGGCCTGCTGCCGTCGATCACCGACAACCTGCCGGCGGGCCTCGATGTATCGGTGCTGACCGACCGCACCCAGACCATCCGCGCTGCGGTCAAGGACGTGCAGCACGAACTGCTGATCGCCATCGTTCTGGTGGTGATGGTCACCTTCGTTTTCCTGCGCCGTTTCAGCGCCACCCTCATTCCGTCGATTGCCGTGCCACTGTCGCTGATCGGGACGTTCGGGGTCATGTACCTGGCCGGGTTCTCGGTCAACAATCTGACACTCATGGCCCTGACCATCGCCACCGGCTTTGTGGTCGATGATGCCATAGTCATGCTGGAGAACATCTCCCGGCATATCGAAGAGGGCGAGACGCCCATGCAGGCGGCACTCAAGGGCGCCCGACAGATTGGCTTCACCCTGATTTCGCTGACCTTCTCGCTGATTGCGGTACTGATCCCGTTGCTGTTCATGGCGGACGTGGTCGGTCGCCTGTTCCGCGAGTTCGCCATCACGCTGGCAGTGGCCATTCTGATTTCCCTGGTGGTGTCCCTGACCCTGACGCCGATGATGTGCGCGCGTCTGCTCAAGCGCGAGCCCGAGGAAGAAGAACAAGGCCGCTTCTACCGCGCCAGTGGCGCCTGGATCGACTGGCTGATCCAGCACTACGGCAGTGCCCTGCAGTGGGTGCTCAAGCATCAGCCGCTGACCTTGCTGGTGGCGGTGGCCAGCCTGGTGCTCACGGTGTTCCTGTACATGGTCGTGCCCAAGGGCTTCTTCCCGGTGCAGGATACCGGGGTGATCCAGGGTATTTCCGAAGCGCCGCAGTCCACCTCGTTCGCTGCCATGAGCGAACGTCAGCAGGCCCTGAGCAAGGTCATCCTGCAAGACCCGGCCGTGCAGAGCCTGTCGTCCTACATTGGCGTAGACGGCGACAACGCCACGCTCAACAGTGGTCGCCTGCTGATCAACCTCAAGCCCCACGGCGAGCGCGATGTCAGCGCCAGCGAAGTGATCAGCCGCCTGCAGCCGCAGGTCGACCGGCTGGTGGGCATCCGCCTGTTCATGCAGCCGGTGCAAGACCTCAGCATCGAGGACCGGGTCAGCCGGACCCAGTACCAGTTCAGCCTGTCGTCGCCGGACGCCGACCTGCTGGCGCAGTGGAGCGGCAAGCTGGTGCAGGCGCTGCAGCAGCGCCCGGAACTGGCCGATGTGGCCAGCGACCTGCAGGACAAGGGCTTGCAGGTGTACCTGGTAATCGACCGTGACATGGCCAGCCGCCTGGGGATCAGCGTCTCGCAGATCACCAATGCCCTGTACGACGCCTTCGGCCAGCGGCAGATCTCGACCATCTACACCCAGGCCAGCCAGTACCGCGTGGTGTTGCAGTCCAGTGACGCCGCCACGATCGGCCCGCAGGCGCTGGAGTCGATCCACGTCAAGGCCACCGATGGCGGCCAGGTGCGCCTTTCGGCGCTGGCGCGGATCGAGCAGCGTCAAGCGCAGCTGGCTATTTCCCACATCGGCCAGTTCCCGGCGGTGACCTTGTCGTTCAACCTGGCCCACGGCGCGTCGCTGGGCGAAGCCGTGCAGGTGATCGAGCAGGTGCAGAAGGACATCGGCATGCCGCTGGGTGTGCAGACCCGCTTCCAGGGTGCGGCGGAGGCCTTCCAGGCGTCGCTGTCGAGTACCCTGCTGCTGATTCTGGCGGCGGTGGTGACCATGTACATCGTGCTGGGGGTGCTGTACGAAAGCTACATCCACCCGATCACCATCCTCTCGACCCTGCCGTCGGCGGCGGTCGGTGCCTTGCTGGCCTTGCTCATCAGCGGTAACGACCTGGGCATGATCGCCATCATCGGCATCATCCTGCTGATCGGTATCGTCAAGAAGAACGCGATCATGATGATCGACTTCGCCCTGGAGGCCGAGCGCAATCAGGGCATGAGCCCGCGCGATGCCATCTACCAGGCGGCGTTGCTGCGCTTCCGGCCGATCCTGATGACCACCCTGGCCGCGCTGTTTGGTGCGGTGCCGCTGATGCTTGCCACCGGTTCGGGCGCCGAGCTGCGCCAGCCACTGGGCCTGGTGATGGTCGGCGGGTTGCTGGTCAGCCAGGTGCTGACGCTGTTCACCACTCCGGTCATCTACCTGTACTTCGATCGCCTGGCCCGCCGCCTGCGCCCGGCCACTGACGTGAAGCAGGCCCAGGCATGA
- a CDS encoding IS110-like element ISPpu9 family transposase, which translates to MARKPSKQRFTVVHPDCAAIDVGGREHFVAVDPRHENPVQSFTSFTDDLLKMANWLESLGIKVVAMESTGVYWIPIYEILSERGFDVYLVNARATRQITGRKSDVLDCQWIWQLMTHGLLRGAFRPDDLTCCVRSLVRQRASKVKDQAQTLNRMQKAMSQMNIQLANVISDISGVTGMKILRAICAGERDPVQLAELTDRRIKAGKEAVARSLHGNWRREHLHALTQELAAYDFLEQQIADCDDAIKAALEQLPVLQNKPEPSKKPLRSPHRNGAQQTVLHQTLWKVLGVDLTAIPTIGVDTALVLAGEIGTDLSRFPSSQHFCSWLGLAPPTRISGGHRLAGGGPKIVNRAAQALKQAASNARNDKGFIGASHRARLTRMDTSCAIKATAHQLARLVYNLLTKKQAYVEQGLEEFETRSQDRQVRALLRKARKLGYQLVAA; encoded by the coding sequence AACGCTTTACCGTCGTCCATCCCGATTGCGCGGCGATCGATGTCGGTGGTCGAGAGCATTTCGTGGCGGTCGATCCCCGGCACGAAAATCCCGTCCAGTCGTTCACGTCCTTTACTGACGACCTGCTCAAGATGGCTAACTGGCTTGAAAGCCTGGGGATCAAGGTCGTTGCCATGGAATCCACGGGGGTTTATTGGATTCCAATTTACGAGATTCTCAGCGAGCGCGGTTTTGACGTTTATCTCGTCAATGCCAGAGCAACTCGGCAAATCACGGGCCGTAAATCAGATGTGCTGGATTGCCAGTGGATCTGGCAGCTGATGACTCATGGACTGCTCAGAGGCGCATTCCGCCCCGATGATCTGACCTGCTGCGTCCGGTCATTGGTCAGGCAGCGTGCTTCCAAAGTGAAAGACCAGGCGCAGACGCTGAACCGGATGCAAAAGGCCATGAGCCAAATGAACATCCAGCTGGCCAATGTCATCAGTGATATTTCCGGTGTAACTGGCATGAAGATTTTGCGGGCCATCTGCGCAGGTGAACGGGACCCAGTGCAACTGGCTGAACTAACCGACCGCCGCATCAAGGCAGGCAAGGAGGCTGTCGCTCGGAGTCTTCATGGCAATTGGCGGCGCGAGCATTTGCATGCGCTAACTCAGGAATTGGCTGCCTATGACTTCCTGGAGCAGCAAATTGCAGATTGTGACGACGCCATAAAAGCCGCGTTAGAGCAGTTGCCGGTGCTGCAAAACAAGCCAGAGCCATCCAAGAAGCCTTTACGGAGCCCACACCGAAACGGCGCCCAACAGACTGTATTGCATCAGACTTTGTGGAAAGTTCTTGGCGTGGACCTAACCGCAATTCCAACCATTGGGGTGGACACTGCATTAGTGCTGGCAGGGGAGATCGGTACAGATCTATCACGCTTCCCGTCCTCACAGCACTTCTGCTCTTGGTTGGGACTGGCTCCCCCTACCCGAATTTCCGGCGGTCATCGACTGGCAGGTGGTGGGCCCAAAATAGTCAATCGAGCAGCGCAAGCACTCAAGCAGGCTGCATCCAATGCCCGTAACGACAAGGGTTTCATTGGCGCATCGCACCGAGCCAGACTGACTCGAATGGATACCAGCTGCGCCATCAAGGCCACTGCGCATCAGTTGGCACGTCTGGTGTACAACCTGTTAACCAAGAAGCAGGCTTATGTTGAACAAGGTCTTGAGGAGTTCGAAACCAGAAGCCAAGACCGGCAGGTCCGGGCTTTGCTTCGCAAAGCCCGGAAACTGGGGTATCAACTGGTGGCCGCTTGA
- a CDS encoding MdtA/MuxA family multidrug efflux RND transporter periplasmic adaptor subunit, which produces MQASNSRSLRRWLVGLLILLLVAALAWWLWPAATPAHKEAGGVRGGKGMGMIGGRPGFGGSSDPVPVRVVPVRIGDFPLYYKALGTVTATNTVNVRSRVAGELVKIHFKEGQRVKAGDLLAEIDPRPYRIALQQAEGTLAQNQAQLKNAQVDLARYKGLYAEDSIAKQTLDTAEAQVAQFQGLVKTNQAQVNDARLNLDFTQIRAPISGRVGLRQLDLGNLVAANDTTALVVITQTEPINVAFTLPETELSTVLERYRSGASLPVEAWDRGDSKLQSTGVLGSIDNQIDTTTGTLKFKGRFENKDLALFPNQFVNVRLLADTLKQVVMAPAAAIQFGNDGTFAYVVNEQSTVNVRKLKVGASDGENSVILDGLKAGDRLVLEGTDRLREGTKVEVVEDSSQVPTSPGQHLQGQEAKGAAQTGEAQPGNAAGKAGA; this is translated from the coding sequence ATGCAAGCGTCCAATTCCCGTTCCCTTCGTCGCTGGCTCGTCGGCCTGCTGATCCTGCTGCTGGTGGCTGCACTAGCCTGGTGGCTGTGGCCCGCAGCGACGCCTGCGCATAAAGAAGCCGGTGGCGTGCGCGGTGGCAAGGGCATGGGCATGATCGGTGGCCGCCCAGGTTTTGGCGGCTCCAGCGACCCGGTACCCGTACGCGTCGTGCCGGTGCGGATAGGCGACTTCCCCCTCTACTACAAAGCCTTGGGCACGGTTACCGCGACCAATACGGTCAATGTGCGCAGCCGCGTGGCTGGCGAACTGGTGAAAATCCACTTCAAGGAAGGCCAGCGCGTCAAGGCTGGCGACCTGCTGGCCGAAATCGACCCGCGCCCTTATCGCATCGCCCTGCAGCAGGCCGAAGGCACCTTGGCGCAGAACCAGGCACAGTTGAAGAACGCTCAGGTCGACCTGGCCCGCTATAAAGGCCTGTACGCTGAAGACAGCATCGCCAAGCAAACACTGGACACCGCCGAAGCCCAGGTTGCGCAGTTCCAGGGGCTGGTCAAGACCAATCAGGCACAGGTCAACGACGCCCGCCTGAACCTCGATTTCACCCAGATCCGTGCGCCCATCAGTGGCCGTGTGGGCCTGCGCCAGCTCGATCTGGGCAACCTGGTGGCCGCCAACGACACCACCGCGCTGGTGGTGATCACCCAGACCGAGCCGATCAACGTCGCCTTCACCCTGCCGGAAACCGAACTGAGCACTGTGCTGGAGCGCTACCGCAGTGGCGCCAGCCTGCCGGTCGAGGCCTGGGACCGCGGTGACAGCAAGCTGCAATCCACCGGTGTGCTGGGCAGCATCGACAACCAGATCGACACCACCACCGGCACGCTGAAGTTCAAAGGCCGTTTCGAGAACAAGGACCTGGCCCTGTTCCCCAACCAGTTCGTCAACGTGCGCTTGCTGGCCGACACCCTCAAACAGGTGGTCATGGCCCCGGCCGCGGCCATCCAGTTTGGCAACGATGGCACCTTCGCCTATGTGGTCAATGAGCAGAGCACCGTCAATGTCCGCAAGCTGAAGGTGGGTGCCAGCGATGGCGAGAACAGCGTCATTCTCGACGGCTTGAAGGCCGGCGACCGTCTGGTGCTGGAAGGCACCGACCGCCTGCGCGAAGGCACCAAGGTGGAAGTGGTCGAAGACAGCTCGCAAGTGCCGACTAGCCCGGGCCAGCACCTGCAAGGGCAGGAAGCCAAGGGCGCGGCGCAAACAGGTGAAGCACAACCCGGCAACGCAGCAGGCAAGGCGGGCGCATGA